The sequence CCGAAACCGACGCCCGGGAGGCGCGATCACGGTGGACGGCGTCGATCGACCACCGTTCGCCGAGCGGGAGGAAGATCGCCCAGAACAGCATCAGCCGGTAGAGGACGTCCGCGTAGCTCGTCACCGCCGGGTTGTGAAAGTCAGTCGAGATGACGAACAGGAACGCGGCGATCGTCGCGAATCGAGTCTTGTACCCGAGTATCAACGGGATCGCCACCAGCGCCTGCAGGACGAACAGCCCGGCGATCAGCGTCGGATCGGAGGTCAAAAAGAAGACCGAGAACGCGTTGTCGGGCGTCATCTCCATCGCCAGCGACTGGGGCATCACGCCGTCGTCGGTGTAGTAGAACGAGAAGTTTCGACTTCGAAGGAACACGTCGGCGAGCAACAGCAAGCCGAAGAACACGCGAAAGACCGCGAGCGACCGGGTATCGATACGGACGCAGTCGCGAGCGTTCCGGCCGATCCGCTCGAGCGTGGGCGAGCTGGCGGCCGCGGGGAGGGACACGTCAGGTTTCATTGTACGACCTGCTGGCACCGAGTCGGCCGTCCGTCAGTGCGACGACGGCCCGAGAGCTCGCCACACGTGCCCGCTCGTGGGTCACCGTCATGTTTCGACCCACGCTTGAACCCGTCAAATGACGGGTTCGGGGGGCTGGGGCCTCGAGCGTGGCGGTTACCGTACTGTCTCTCGAGTAGTCCCGAGCGACGTTACAAGTATTTTCTGTTCACGTCGCCGACAGTCGATCCGGACGACGACGCCGTCTCGACCCGCCAGTCGGTCACGCCGACCTGATCATCCGGGCCCGGTGTACTCGCTCGCGGTCACTTCGCGGATCCGCTCTGCGGTCACCTGGCCGACGCCCTCGGCGTCCTGTAACTCGTCTTCGCTCGCCGTCATCACCGCTTCGACGGTGCCGAACTCCTCGAGCAGCGCCCGCGCGGTAACGGGCCCGATCTCGGCGATGGATGAGACGACGTACTCCTGTTGTTCGCCGAGGGTCTTGGCCTGCTTCTCGCCGTGGACGGACACTTCACGACTCGAGAGCGTCTGTTCGCGGTCGGCGACGACGGCGAGTAGCTCCCTCGTATCGTCTTCGCCCTCGGTTCGCAGCACGCTCGCCCCGAAGTCGACGGCCAGACTCGAGAGTGCGCCGCGGATAGCGTTCGGGTGGATGTCCCGCTGTTCGTAGAGCCCCTCACCCTCGACGATCACGACGGGACGGGAGTAGTGGCGAGCCATCGCGCCCACCTGCTCGAAGACCGAGCGGTCGCCGCCGACGAGCGAGTCGACGAAGTCCGCGACTGACTTGCGCTCGACGACGACGCGATCTGACAGGACGTAGTCGCCGACCGAGAGCGTCTCGAGCCGGATCTCGACCTCGTCGCGTCTCGAGAGGTCGCGGGCGATGTTGGCGTCCATCTCGCGCTGGTCGGCGACGATCTGGACCGTCTCGCCGTCGGCGTGCGGGACCGGTGGTTCTGTCGCCGGTTCGGTTTCGGACCCCTCGTGGTGGTCGCCCTCGTCACCCGCTGGACCGTCGCCACCGCCACTGTCGGCTCCTCCTGAGTCGTCGGCACTCGAGGCCGCCTCGGCGGCGAAGTCTGCGAGGCCGGGCTGGCGCGCACCCCCTTCGTTTCGACTGGAGATCTCGCCGACTGCGTCGGGGTCGGTGCGGCTCTCGCTCGTGGCGGCTCCATCGTCGTGCCCGTAGTCGCGGTCACCGTCGCCGTCGAAATCCGACAGCGCCTGCTGGGAGTCGTCGAGTTCGTCCTCGAGCGTCTCGGCCATCCCTTTCAACTCCCTGAGTTCCGACTCCATCTCCTTCTCGCGCCGGCGTGAGATCCAGAAGTAGGCCTCGTCACGGGTGTCTTCGGCCATCAGGACGACGACGCGCCCCTCGGACTGGCGGCCGGTTCGGCCCTTGCGCTGGATCGAGCGAATCGCCGTCGGGACGGGTTCGTAGAACAGCACGAGGTCGACCTCGGGGACGTCAAGCCCCTCCTCGGCGACCGACGTCGAGACGAGAACCTCGAACTCGCCGGCCCGGAAGTCGTTCAGGACTTCCTGCTGTTGCGTCTGGGTCATCCCGTCGGAGCCCTCACGGTCGCCCTGCCCGACGAATCGCTTGGCCTCGAAACTCTCCGAGAGGAAGTCCGTCAGCGCCTCCGCGGTGTCCCGGGACTCGGTGAAGACGATCACTCGCTCGCCCCCCTCGAGTCCCAGCGTCTCGGCGAGCAGCATTCGCGTCTTGCGGTACTTGGGGTGTAACTTGTCGAAGTCCTCGGCGCGACGCATCGCCTCGCGCACTCGTGGATCACTCACGAGTCGCTGGCTGGCCTTCGAGGCACCCGAGGAGCGCGCCTGGTTGCGCTGGCGCTCGAAGTACCGCCGAAGGGCCTCGACGCTCTGGGTCTCGACCAGCGTGACCGCCTGCCGGAGCTTCATCACCTCGGCGTGGATCGACATCCCCTCGTACCCCTCCGACTGGTCGTTGTTCATCAGTTTCTGCAACTCCGCGCGCATTCGATTGAGGTCCTTCTGGGACTGGTCGGGCTGGGTCGAGGACGCCACGCCCAGTTCTTTTAGCTTCTCGAGACGCTCGCGGATTACCTCGTTCAGCGCGTCCCGGATCTCCATGACCTCGTCGGGGAGGTCGATGCGCTCCCACTCGACGTCGGTGTCGTGGGTGAACTCGGCGACGTCGGCGTCTTCCTCGGTCATCACCTCGACGTCGCGGATACCGAGGTTGTCACAGACCTCGAGGATGGCCTCCTCGTCACCACCCGGCGAGGCGCTCATCCCGGTCACGAGCGGGTCGCGGGCGTCGGCGTGGTAGCGTTCGGCGATGTAGTTGTAGGCGTAGTCGCCGGTCGCCCGATGACACTCGTCGAAGGTGCAGTGGGTGACGTCTGCGAGGGAAATCCGGCTCCCGACGAGGTCGTTCTCGATCACCTGTGGGGTGGCCATCACGACCGTGGCCTGTTCCCACGTCGCGGCGCGATCGTCGGGACTGACGTCGCCGGTAAACACGACGATCTCCTCGTCGGGTATCTGGAGGGCCTCGCGGTAGAAGTCGGCGTGTTGCTGGACGAGCGGTTTGGTGGGTGCGAGCATCAGTGCTTTGCCGCCGACCTCGTCGAGCCGGCGGGCGGTCACGAGCAGACTGACAGTCGTCTTGCCCAGCCCCGTCGGGAGACAGACGAGCGTGTGATCGTTTGCAGCCGTCCCCGCCAGCTGAAGCTGGTAGAGTCGCCGCTCGAGGAAGTTCGGCTCGAGCAGCGGGTGCTCGACAGAGGGGGGTCCCTCGTCCGTCGTAGCCATTGGCGGCGATTCGCCACCGCGCCGAATAAGGGTTCTTGTACCGCGGTGAAAGTGATAGCCGGGCCGCGGTCTGGTCGCGACCGCGGCCGGAAACCCGGCCGGATCGCCCGCCTCGCCAACCACTATCTCGCTCGAGCAGCAACCCCCGTTCGATGCCGACCTACGACGTCGACTCGCTCACGCCTCGCGACCTCGCCCGGATCGTCAAGTCCGCAGTCTCACCGCGGCCGATCGCCTGGGTCTCGACCACGAGTCCCGACGGCGTCGACAACCTCGCTCCCTTCAGTACCTACAACTACGTCTCCTCGACCGAGCCCGTGGTTCACTTCTCGACGCCCGCAGTCGAGGACGGCGAGCGCAAGGACACCCCACGGAACGCCCTCGAGACCGGAGAGTTCGCGGTCAACGTCGTCACCGCCGACCTGCTCGAGTCGATGGACCAGACGGCGGCCCCTCTCCCGCCCGACGAGAGCGAGTTCGACGCCGCCGGCCTCGAGCGTGCCCCCTGCGAGACGATCGACCCGCCGCGAGTCGCCGACGCCGTCGTCACCTTCGAGTGTACGCTCTACGACTCGATGGAAATCCGGAGCGGCTTCACGATCTTCGGCGACGTCGAGTACGTCCACGCCGACGAGTCGGTCCTCACCGACGGGAAGGTCGACGCGACGAAGATCGACACCGTCGGTCGCCTCGGCGGCCCCTTCTACTCGGTTTCGGACCCACTCGAGTTCGAGCGCCAGTTCTGAGGGCGTCGTGGTTTCTGGGATAGACCGATACAGCCGACCACGCATGGGCGGCTCGCACGGGCCCGTCGCCCGGTCGGGTTCGGCCACCTGCCGTGACGATGCTGGTCCAGCCCCGGACTCAAGCCCCTCGAGTCCCTACACGCACCATGAGCACGCCGACCAGCACCAGTCGACTTCCCGACCGCGACGCGCTGCCGTGGGCGGTCGCGTTCGTGATCCTCGTCAATCTCGTCGGCAGCGTTCCGGGCGTCCTCTCGAGTCCCGACAGCGCCTGGTTTCGCACGCTCGAGCAGCCGTGGTTCTACCCGCCGTCCATCGCGTTCCCGATCGCCTGGACGGCGCTGTTCACCCTGATGGGGGTCGCCCTCTGGCTCGTCTGGCGTCGCGATGCGTCCGGCCGCCGACTCGCGCTGGGCCTGTTCGTCGTCCAGATGGTGTTCAACGTCGCGTGGACGCCCGCGTTCTTCGCACTCGAGAACTTACTCGCCGGGCTGGTAGTCATCGTTCCCCTCTGGGTACTGATCGTCGCGACGATCCTCGCCTTCCGCCGGGTCGACTGGCGCGCGGCGGCGTTACTCGTTCCCTACCTCCTCTGGGTGACGTTCGCGACCGTGCTCAATTTCGAGCTGTGGCGGCTGAACGCTTGAGGTTCGGGGTCGAGATTAAAACTCCTCGAGACGCCGCGGTCGATCTGACGCGACTGCGTGTGCCAGACACTCGGCGTCCGTCTGGATCGGGTACTGCAGCACTCGCTCGGGCTGCTCGACCACCCGGCCAACCAGGAGTTCGGCACCGCGGGCGACGGGGTTCCAGGTGTCGTAGTACGCCTCGTAGACGTCCGCCATCTCCGCACACTCCATGTACTGCAGGAGATAGGTGCCGTCCGATCGGCGTTCGACGAAGATCGTCTCGGTGAACATCGCCTCACGCTCGAGCATCTCGGCGCTCCAGTCCTCGATCGGCCCGAGGTGCCAGTCGTCGACCACGACGCGCCGGGAGAGCCACTCGAGCCAGTCGGCGAGGCGTTCTCCCATCCCCGGTCGCAGCTTCATGCTCACGAGTGCGACGTCGACCGATTCGGCCTTCTGCGTCGACCCCGCTGACTCGACCGCCCCTGTCGATTCCGACCCGGTGACGATCAGTCGTCCCGCGTCGCCGTCTGTGCCCGGGACTGGCGCCGTCGACCGCGGCCGATCCGGATGAGCGGCGTGGATCGGCGGCTCTCGCGTCACGATTAGTTCGTCGCCCAGCGCCTCGTGTTCCAGCGGAAACGCCCGCTCGAGCCTCCCCACGGGGTCGTCGACGGCCGCGAGAACGGATCGCGGCACCTCGACGTACCACGCGAGCGACGACTCCTCACCCCCTCGATCGAGAAACAGCGACGCAGTCGCCGCTCTCTCGAGTCCGAGGAGTCGGTTTGCGTTCCGGTCGTCCTCGTCGTTGCGCCTCTCGAGGCTGGTACGAGCGGCCTTGCGAACGGCTTCGATCTGGCCTGGATCGATCCGACGGCGGAGGAGAAACGCCGTCGCGTGGCGTTCGGTCGCCGCCGGTTCCGTTCGGGCTCGCGACCTGCCCCGCGTCTTCGTCCAGCCGTACGCCGCCGCGCCGACGATCGCGCCGCAGAGCAGTCCGTACCCGAGCCATCGCCGCCGGGAGTGGGTCTTCATATCTGTCAGTTCGGCGCGTCGTTCGATCGACCTGATCCCGAATACTATCGCGAGCTTAAGAGGATAGTCGAGTACCGGAGATCAGACCGGCCCGAACTCGAGCGCCAGGAATGCCAGCGTCGCGGCGAAGATCGGGATCGTCAGGTTGTCGTCGACGATGAACTCGCGGTAGCGGAGAGTGACGCCGTCGGCGACCGTCGCGCCGACGGCTGCGGCCACGACCGCGAGCGGCGACGCCCAGAGGAACGGGGCGGCGAGGAGGGCGCTGACGACGAACATCGTCACGAGCACTGTCGGCCCCTTCACGGTCCGGAGCGAATCGTCCGAGACCGCGCCGCTAATCGGGTCGCCGATCGCGAGCATCAACATCGCTGGCAGGGCGATCTGGGGGTCGAACAGCACGACGACGACCGTCATGCTCACCATGTAGTAGCCGTAGCCGGCGAACTGGTCAGCCTCGTACTCGCGGGTAAGTTTCTCGTAGATCCACCACTCGAGGCCGACCCGGAGCCGGAGGAACTCGAGGCCGATCGCCCCCAGCGCGAGGGCAACCATCAGGAGTCGGAACAGGTCCCACGTGAGGCCGAGTTCGAGCCAGTCGGCGAGCAACCAGAGGGCGACCAGCCCGGAGCCGCTGGCGTGGACGAGCCGCCGTTTGAGTTCGTCGGCCATCAGATCACCCCTCGAAGGTCGTGACCTTCAGTCCGTCGGTAGTGCTCTCGATTCAGACTCGCCCACTTGCCCGCTCGCCGGTCGTCGGTTGTCGACCCTGCCCGCCTCAGTCGCCGGGCTGGCTCGCTGCCGGAGCATCCGTCGCTCGATCCGGAACCGCCGTGTTCGCGGCCGCGTTCGGCTCACTCGATGTGAGGGACTCGAGTCGGCCGACGAGCGTGCTGCTGACGATCTGCTGGGCGACGTGGAACGCCGTAATCGCGGCGACGATTGCGCCGCCGCCGAACACTGCGCCGACCATCACGGCGACGCTCATGTTCTTCATCGAACTCGCGAAGAGGACGGTGACACACTCCTCGCGTTCCATCCCGCGGGTGTACAGCGCGTAGGCGACCAGCCCGCTGAGACAGAGCGCGGCGACGGCGATGGTGGCGACGAACGCGAGCTGGATGGCCGAGACCGAGAGCGTCGAGCCGCCGACGGCGACGTAGATCAGCGCACCGAGCGTCGCGAGCGAAAACCCGTCGAGGTGCCGGTCGGAGACGGTTCCGTCGGGAACCAGATACGCGAGCGCGCCCGCCACGAGGACGATCACGCCGAGTTCGACGACGAGGTCGGTCGTGGAGAGGCCGATCGCCGAGTCACCGAAGGTGGCGATGAGCGTCGGCATCACGACCGGTGCGAGGATCATCGAGACGAGGACAGTGACGGTCGCGAGCAGCGTGTTACCGCCACCGAGGCGCGTCCAGATGATCGAACTCCCGGCGGCGAGCGGTGCCGAGAGGACGACGAGGACGCCGAGCAGCAGTTCGCCGGAGAGGACGACCGACGCGACCGGGTAGAGCACGACCGGGACGAGCAGGTAGAGACAGCCGAGCGAGACGAGCACGGGCGTCGAGAGGTCTCGTGCCGTCACTTCCTCGAGGCTGAGGCCGTAGAAGGCCGTAAAGACGAGGCCGGCGACGAGCGCCGGAATGAGTGGCTGCAAGGGTGCGGCGAGGTCCGGGGCCGAGACCCCGGCGAGCGTCGCCGCGATCACGACGAGTAGCGAGTGATGCGTCTTGAGGGCGGTCCGGAGTGTGGGAGGGACGTTCCATCTGGGGGCCATTCGTTGGACGATGTCGGCGAAAATTCGAGGTCTCACTCATAGGCCTTTCCACTCGCGTCGGGGCGGTCCGGAACCTGCCACCGTGCCGCCCGGAAACCGGTCACCGCGACGGGATCCCGTGATTATTTATCCGTCCACGCCGTTGGTGTGTCTGGACGATGGTGGAAACCCTGCTCGCGATTGGGATCGTCGCCTCGATATTCGTCGGATTCAACATCGGCGGGTCGTCTACCGGGATCACGTGGGGCCCGTCGGTCGGCGCAGGGATCGTCAAGAAGACGACAGCAGCGGCAGTGATGACCGTCTTCGTCTTTCTGGGCGGGATGACGGTCGGCCAGAACGTGATGCAGACGCTCAGTGCCGACATCATCACGATCGATCTCACGCTCTCGGCTGGCGTCGCCGTCCTCTTCTTCATCGGGCTCGGGATCCTCGTCGCCAACATCTTCGGCGTCCCGGTCCCGACGTCGATGACGACCGTCGGGGCGATCGCCGGGCTGGGACTGGCGTCGGGGACGCTCAACTACGCCACGATCGCCGGGATCATCTCGTGGTGGATCGTCACGCCGATCATCGGCTTCTGGATCGGCGGGATCATCGGCCGGTACATCTACCCGGCGGTTAACCGTCGCGTCACGATCGAGAAATCAGACGGGCCGTTGCTCGTCCTCGACCGGAGCGATTCGCTCCCGAAACCGGCACTCGGTCCGAACACGACCCTGACGGAACTCGGGACGACGGCCGTCGTCATCGTGATCGGCTGTTACATGGCCTTCAGCGCCGGCGCGAGTAACGTCCCGAACGCCGCTGCCCCACTGGTCGGCGGCGTTGACGGCCTCGAGGTGACCACCGCGGTCATCATTGCCACTGTTGCGATCGGCCTCGGCGGGTTCACCATCGCCCGTCGGACGATGGATTCGGTGGGCGGTGAGTTGAGCGACATTCCGCTGCTCGCCGCACTGTTCGTGATGGTGACTGCCTCGACGATCACGACCGCCCTCTCGTACATCGGTATCCCGATCAGCCTCGTGATGGCGACGGTGATGACGATCGTCGGCATCGGCTGGGGGCGGGCCACCCGCCCGATCACGGTCCGCGAGGCGGTCACCCGAGACAGCGACGTGGAAGACCGCGACATTCAACTGGGTGCGATCGTCGCCGAGGAGGAGGAAGGCGAGGACGCCCGCCCGATCGGCGAACCCGAACCCGAGGAGGTCCTTCAGGGAGCCGACCTGTTCAATCCCCGAGCGGTGATCAAGTACGTCTCGATGTGGGTCATCGGTCCGTCGATGTCGACGATCCTCGCCTACGGCTTCTTCATCGCTCTCCCGGGCGTCGTCTGATCGTCGTGACCTGATCGGTCGAGAGGACCGAGACTTAGGTGACTGGCTCCCGTCGGTCGAGACATGCTGTCTCGAATCCTCGTCCCGATGGACGACTCGGAGTACGCCGCCCGCGCCCTCGAGTACGCACTCGAGAATTTTCCAGAGGCCGAGATCACCGTCCTGCACGTCGTTGGCGTCCCCTCGATGATGATGGGCGAGGCGGTCGGTCTCGCACTCGAGGACGACCTCGACGAGGCCGCCGCCATTCTCGCTGAACCCGTCTTCGAACGGGCGCGTGAGACTGCCGCCGACTACGACCGGGGAATCGACACGGAGGTGGGTATCGGCCATCCCGCCCGGAACGTAATCGATCGAGCCGACGACTACGAGACGGTCGTGGTCGGTGCACACGGCGCAGACTGGGATCGGGCTACCCGGCGGTTCCTCGTCGGAAACGTCGCAGAAACGGTCTCGAAACGAGCGCCGATCCCCGTCGTGATCGTCCGGTAGGTCGGCTGGAGGCCTCGAGGGGCCGACCGCCGATCAGGCGTCCTCGTCTGTCTCCGCCGTCTCGTCGGCATCCGCTTGCTCTGCGGTCTGCTCGATCAGCTCCTCGACCTGATCCTCCCGCGGCCGGCGATCGATCCGCTCGTCGACGGCCTCGACCTGTTCCTGGACCGTCTCGAGTTGCTCGCCGACCGTTTCTTCGACGGACTGTTCGACGGTCTCGCCGACGGATTGCTCGACCGTCTCCTGGACGGTTTCTTCGACGGACTGTTCGACGGTCTCGCCGACGGATTGCTCGACCGTCTCCTGGACGGTTTCTTCGACGGACTGTTCGACGGTTTTCTCCACCGACTCTTCGACGGTCTCCTGGACCGTCTCTTCGACCGACTTCTCGACGGTTTCCTGAACAGATTGCTCGACCGTTTCCCCGACCGTCGCTTCGACGGATTGTTCGACCGTTTCGCCGACGGATTGCTCGACAGTCTCCTGTACGGACTGTTCGACGGTCTCGCCGACCGTCGCTTCGACTTGCTCGCCGACGGTTTCCTGAACGGTCGTTTCGACGGTCTCGCCGACCGTCGCTTCGACGGTCTCGCCAACCTGCGCCTGCACCGTCTTCTCCATCTCCTGTTCGACGGTCTCACCGACGGTTTCTTCGACAGACTGCTCGACCGTCTGGAGTTGCTCGCCGACGGACTCCTCGACCGCCTGTGTCATCCAGTCGGGATCGAACCGCGCCATCTTCCAGACGACGTGGAGCACGTACGCCGAAAAGACCCCCAGCGCGAACGCGATCCCGATCCCGAACTCGAGAGTCGCGATCAACACGATCGCGATGACGATCAGCGCGCCGTAGGCGAGGTCGACCGCCGCGTCGACGCGCGCGGGGTTCAGCATCGATCGCCTCCGGCCCGCTCGAGGCGTTCGGTCGACGGATACGGTTCGGTTGCATCACTGACCTCGCCACCGTCACGAACGCCGACGGCTACACCTCGCGATTCCCAGTCAGACGAGGAAGTCAACTCGAGTGGCATCTTTCGTCTCCGTGTTCACCACGCCCGCGGTTGAATCTGTTGCACCCGTCCCGTTCGAAGGGCTGCGTGATATCGACGTCGAGGGTCGAATCAGCGGCCGAGGAATCTGTTTAGCTTCTCAAATTCCGCTGACGAGAGGATGACCTCGGTAGCGAACGCGTCGAACCGCTCGAAGTCGTCGTCGATCGTCAACACCGTGTTCACTCCCTCCTCTATCGCAACCTGCGCATAATACCCATCCCACCCGTCGATATTCTCCGTGCGTGCGTTCTGGAGTCCACCGCTGACGACCGATTCTGGCATTCGGTCGTACCAGTGAATCCGTTTCGCGTCCATGAAATTCCGGAGGAGACGGGACGCCTCTTCGTTCGATTGCCCGTAGTACGTGGTGAGTACGGTATGCGCACCGAACAATGCAGGATACGGAACGACGGCGTCTATCTCACCGGCGACGCCGTCGCGGACGTACGAGAGTGCTGCATCACGAACCGGGGTCTCGGTATGTGCGAGAGCGATCACTCCGACGTCGAATAGATATGGACCGCCCGCATCACTCATCGCTTTGCTCTGCACCGCGTCGAACGGCTTCCCTGTGTTTCCGTGCGATCGGGTCGACGTCGTTCTCGAGCGTCGTCGTCTCCCCACGCCCGGGCGCCGTTTCTTCGACGAGGCGCTCCATGCGCTCGAGTATCCGTTCTGGGTCGTCTTCGGGCTCGACGACCGCTTTTCCATCTTCCTCGTGGACCTCGACTTCGGTTCCGGGCTCGATACCGAGCCGTTTTCGCACCTCCTGAGGGAGGACGATACGCCCCTTCGAATCGACGGTGACCATGTTCCCACTATGAGTGGGAACTCATTTGGCCGTTTCGGTCAGGAAATCGACGGCTGTTAGATATTCTCGAACGCCAGTTCGCCCGCGCGCACCGCCGACAGCGTTTCCGGTAGCTCCTCGATCGAGACCCGTTTCTGCTCGGTCGAATCGCGTTCGCGGACCGTCACCGCGCCGTCCTCGAGACTCTCGAAGTCGGCGGTGACACAGAAGGGGGTGCCGACCTCGTCCTGACGACGGTAGCGCCGGCCGATGTTCCCCGAGTCGTCGTAGGTCACCGAGAGGCCCGCCGCGCGGAGGTCGTCGACGATCGACTCGGCCTCGTCGACCAGTTCGTCGTCGCCCTGCAG is a genomic window of Natrarchaeobaculum aegyptiacum containing:
- a CDS encoding DEAD/DEAH box helicase, whose protein sequence is MATTDEGPPSVEHPLLEPNFLERRLYQLQLAGTAANDHTLVCLPTGLGKTTVSLLVTARRLDEVGGKALMLAPTKPLVQQHADFYREALQIPDEEIVVFTGDVSPDDRAATWEQATVVMATPQVIENDLVGSRISLADVTHCTFDECHRATGDYAYNYIAERYHADARDPLVTGMSASPGGDEEAILEVCDNLGIRDVEVMTEEDADVAEFTHDTDVEWERIDLPDEVMEIRDALNEVIRERLEKLKELGVASSTQPDQSQKDLNRMRAELQKLMNNDQSEGYEGMSIHAEVMKLRQAVTLVETQSVEALRRYFERQRNQARSSGASKASQRLVSDPRVREAMRRAEDFDKLHPKYRKTRMLLAETLGLEGGERVIVFTESRDTAEALTDFLSESFEAKRFVGQGDREGSDGMTQTQQQEVLNDFRAGEFEVLVSTSVAEEGLDVPEVDLVLFYEPVPTAIRSIQRKGRTGRQSEGRVVVLMAEDTRDEAYFWISRRREKEMESELRELKGMAETLEDELDDSQQALSDFDGDGDRDYGHDDGAATSESRTDPDAVGEISSRNEGGARQPGLADFAAEAASSADDSGGADSGGGDGPAGDEGDHHEGSETEPATEPPVPHADGETVQIVADQREMDANIARDLSRRDEVEIRLETLSVGDYVLSDRVVVERKSVADFVDSLVGGDRSVFEQVGAMARHYSRPVVIVEGEGLYEQRDIHPNAIRGALSSLAVDFGASVLRTEGEDDTRELLAVVADREQTLSSREVSVHGEKQAKTLGEQQEYVVSSIAEIGPVTARALLEEFGTVEAVMTASEDELQDAEGVGQVTAERIREVTASEYTGPG
- a CDS encoding AbrB/MazE/SpoVT family DNA-binding domain-containing protein produces the protein MVTVDSKGRIVLPQEVRKRLGIEPGTEVEVHEEDGKAVVEPEDDPERILERMERLVEETAPGRGETTTLENDVDPIARKHREAVRRGAEQSDE
- a CDS encoding dolichol kinase, with translation MADELKRRLVHASGSGLVALWLLADWLELGLTWDLFRLLMVALALGAIGLEFLRLRVGLEWWIYEKLTREYEADQFAGYGYYMVSMTVVVVLFDPQIALPAMLMLAIGDPISGAVSDDSLRTVKGPTVLVTMFVVSALLAAPFLWASPLAVVAAAVGATVADGVTLRYREFIVDDNLTIPIFAATLAFLALEFGPV
- a CDS encoding universal stress protein → MLSRILVPMDDSEYAARALEYALENFPEAEITVLHVVGVPSMMMGEAVGLALEDDLDEAAAILAEPVFERARETAADYDRGIDTEVGIGHPARNVIDRADDYETVVVGAHGADWDRATRRFLVGNVAETVSKRAPIPVVIVR
- a CDS encoding DUF6176 family protein; translated protein: MKTHSRRRWLGYGLLCGAIVGAAAYGWTKTRGRSRARTEPAATERHATAFLLRRRIDPGQIEAVRKAARTSLERRNDEDDRNANRLLGLERAATASLFLDRGGEESSLAWYVEVPRSVLAAVDDPVGRLERAFPLEHEALGDELIVTREPPIHAAHPDRPRSTAPVPGTDGDAGRLIVTGSESTGAVESAGSTQKAESVDVALVSMKLRPGMGERLADWLEWLSRRVVVDDWHLGPIEDWSAEMLEREAMFTETIFVERRSDGTYLLQYMECAEMADVYEAYYDTWNPVARGAELLVGRVVEQPERVLQYPIQTDAECLAHAVASDRPRRLEEF
- a CDS encoding flavin reductase family protein yields the protein MPTYDVDSLTPRDLARIVKSAVSPRPIAWVSTTSPDGVDNLAPFSTYNYVSSTEPVVHFSTPAVEDGERKDTPRNALETGEFAVNVVTADLLESMDQTAAPLPPDESEFDAAGLERAPCETIDPPRVADAVVTFECTLYDSMEIRSGFTIFGDVEYVHADESVLTDGKVDATKIDTVGRLGGPFYSVSDPLEFERQF
- a CDS encoding bile acid:sodium symporter family protein, yielding MAPRWNVPPTLRTALKTHHSLLVVIAATLAGVSAPDLAAPLQPLIPALVAGLVFTAFYGLSLEEVTARDLSTPVLVSLGCLYLLVPVVLYPVASVVLSGELLLGVLVVLSAPLAAGSSIIWTRLGGGNTLLATVTVLVSMILAPVVMPTLIATFGDSAIGLSTTDLVVELGVIVLVAGALAYLVPDGTVSDRHLDGFSLATLGALIYVAVGGSTLSVSAIQLAFVATIAVAALCLSGLVAYALYTRGMEREECVTVLFASSMKNMSVAVMVGAVFGGGAIVAAITAFHVAQQIVSSTLVGRLESLTSSEPNAAANTAVPDRATDAPAASQPGD
- a CDS encoding TspO/MBR family protein, with amino-acid sequence MSTPTSTSRLPDRDALPWAVAFVILVNLVGSVPGVLSSPDSAWFRTLEQPWFYPPSIAFPIAWTALFTLMGVALWLVWRRDASGRRLALGLFVVQMVFNVAWTPAFFALENLLAGLVVIVPLWVLIVATILAFRRVDWRAAALLVPYLLWVTFATVLNFELWRLNA
- a CDS encoding inorganic phosphate transporter encodes the protein MVETLLAIGIVASIFVGFNIGGSSTGITWGPSVGAGIVKKTTAAAVMTVFVFLGGMTVGQNVMQTLSADIITIDLTLSAGVAVLFFIGLGILVANIFGVPVPTSMTTVGAIAGLGLASGTLNYATIAGIISWWIVTPIIGFWIGGIIGRYIYPAVNRRVTIEKSDGPLLVLDRSDSLPKPALGPNTTLTELGTTAVVIVIGCYMAFSAGASNVPNAAAPLVGGVDGLEVTTAVIIATVAIGLGGFTIARRTMDSVGGELSDIPLLAALFVMVTASTITTALSYIGIPISLVMATVMTIVGIGWGRATRPITVREAVTRDSDVEDRDIQLGAIVAEEEEGEDARPIGEPEPEEVLQGADLFNPRAVIKYVSMWVIGPSMSTILAYGFFIALPGVV
- a CDS encoding type II toxin-antitoxin system VapC family toxin, translating into MSDAGGPYLFDVGVIALAHTETPVRDAALSYVRDGVAGEIDAVVPYPALFGAHTVLTTYYGQSNEEASRLLRNFMDAKRIHWYDRMPESVVSGGLQNARTENIDGWDGYYAQVAIEEGVNTVLTIDDDFERFDAFATEVILSSAEFEKLNRFLGR